In Desulfuromonadales bacterium, the following proteins share a genomic window:
- a CDS encoding sigma-54 dependent transcriptional regulator has translation MSQQRVMLIDNEEGLCRMMEAVLLDNGFTVKAYTRSFEAVDEFTPGQWDLVVTDVKMPGLDGLEVLQRIKEKSPEIPVIMITAFATVEMSIQALRRGAYDMLTKPFEPEELVYRIKNALKHTKLLEENRELREELLGKFRFDNIIGTSPCLKTLLEKVAKVAVRDTSVLLTGESGTGKELIAQAIHYNSPRREKRFVAINCGALPASLLESELFGYRKGAFTGATENRQGLLEAADGGTLFLDEVGNLPMNVQKTLLRFLQEHEFLRIGETRPTKVDVRLISATNADLLADVKSGAFREDLFYRLNVMNIHLPPLRERREDIPLLAAHFIRQQNARFGTSIRGLTPDALKAAKEFDWPGNIRQLQNVIEASLAMENGDYLSLPVLAQFIDTGTDAETVDAGQAESDYAAALARFERDYLKGLLQKTGGNIEAAAREAGMNMATIYRKLKKYEIRREDLA, from the coding sequence CTTCGAGGCGGTCGATGAGTTCACGCCGGGGCAGTGGGACCTGGTCGTGACCGACGTCAAGATGCCGGGCCTCGATGGCCTGGAGGTGCTGCAGCGAATCAAGGAAAAGTCGCCGGAGATTCCGGTGATCATGATCACCGCCTTCGCCACGGTCGAAATGTCGATCCAGGCGCTGCGCCGCGGCGCCTACGATATGCTGACCAAGCCGTTCGAGCCGGAGGAACTGGTCTACCGGATCAAGAACGCCCTGAAGCATACGAAACTGCTCGAAGAGAACCGCGAACTGCGGGAAGAGCTGCTCGGCAAATTCCGCTTCGACAACATCATCGGCACTTCGCCCTGCCTGAAGACGCTGCTGGAAAAGGTCGCCAAGGTGGCGGTCCGTGACACCTCGGTGCTTCTTACCGGCGAATCGGGAACCGGCAAGGAACTGATCGCCCAGGCCATCCATTACAACTCTCCCCGCCGGGAGAAGCGTTTCGTCGCCATCAACTGCGGGGCACTCCCCGCTTCGCTTCTTGAAAGCGAGCTCTTCGGCTACCGGAAGGGGGCATTCACCGGTGCCACCGAAAACCGCCAGGGGCTCCTCGAAGCCGCCGACGGCGGCACCCTGTTTCTCGATGAGGTCGGCAACCTGCCCATGAATGTGCAGAAGACCCTGCTGCGCTTTCTGCAGGAGCATGAGTTCCTGCGGATCGGCGAGACCCGGCCGACCAAGGTCGACGTGCGCCTCATCTCGGCCACCAACGCCGATCTGCTCGCCGATGTCAAGAGCGGGGCTTTCCGCGAAGACCTTTTCTATCGGCTCAACGTGATGAACATCCACCTGCCGCCGCTGCGCGAGCGCCGGGAGGACATTCCCCTGCTGGCGGCGCACTTCATAAGGCAACAGAACGCCAGGTTCGGCACCAGCATTCGCGGACTCACGCCCGACGCCCTCAAGGCCGCCAAGGAGTTCGACTGGCCGGGAAACATCCGCCAGTTGCAGAACGTCATCGAGGCGTCGCTGGCCATGGAAAACGGCGACTATCTCAGCCTGCCCGTCCTCGCCCAGTTCATCGACACCGGAACCGACGCCGAGACGGTGGACGCCGGCCAGGCGGAGAGCGACTATGCCGCAGCGCTGGCCCGTTTCGAACGGGACTACCTGAAGGGGCTGCTGCAGAAGACCGGCGGCAACATCGAGGCCGCCGCCCGCGAAGCGGGCATGAACATGGCCACCATTTACCGCAAGCTGAAGAAATACGAAATCCGCCGGGAGGATCTCGCCTGA